One Amycolatopsis thermophila DNA segment encodes these proteins:
- a CDS encoding FtsK/SpoIIIE domain-containing protein: MNDRHERGALEPKVFEAEIVTDEEPGSGPRSALAKWWGAPGTAHVRAVAAYRFRKLPRDLLRLAWFVLRGHGRWMAKAWTWATYGDLRADARAARVAGDSEARRQAQELIRADSKARWGRLAIVLHRCAVLAAIVAPVGLLLWCVDSWMAREDMWPWLAQLLNLIGTGWEVAKTAASALLLVGPVVWIVAAAWEGRDKEPGASWLSRPDRDDADSWIDERMVSKALGHLGIAPLNSFFKNGGELLYSIPARRDGNGTFVQVRLPLGTTADMVADRRDKLAANLGRAKLETWPTEGDEAGVLDLWVADKGALAGGAGEWPLQHGGQLDVFDGVPFGLTQRGVVVNAPLIEANWLIGGRPGQGKSAALRTLLLGAALDPTAELWIFVMGESPDFDPFDPRATRYRMGMDDAVAEAAVAALEDLSTEMERRGKVLGEQPGRPPKVSRKLADKAGLGLHPLVCAIDECHELFQHPKFGKRAAELAVRVIKRGRKYGIVLLLATQSPTKDSIPREVTRNVSCGVAFSVADQIANDGLLGAGKYRAGIRATDLRMKTDRGTCVAVGVTDAAFELIRTFYVPFEDEVDMVTPVIHRALAIVREHGREITARPAIEAVPVDHLADVATVMRSERRVPTRVVLARLAEHNPAEYEGWTFSDLKATLAQHGFGPRKSGGVQVIRAEDVGEALSRRGGSE, translated from the coding sequence ATGAACGATCGCCATGAACGCGGTGCACTCGAACCGAAGGTGTTCGAGGCGGAGATTGTCACCGACGAAGAGCCCGGCTCTGGGCCACGATCGGCGCTCGCCAAGTGGTGGGGTGCGCCGGGGACTGCTCACGTGCGAGCGGTAGCCGCATACCGCTTCCGGAAGCTGCCGCGGGACCTTCTGCGCCTGGCCTGGTTCGTACTGCGGGGCCATGGGCGCTGGATGGCGAAGGCATGGACGTGGGCAACGTACGGCGACCTGCGAGCTGATGCCCGCGCCGCACGGGTTGCCGGCGACTCGGAAGCGCGGCGGCAAGCTCAGGAACTGATCCGCGCAGACTCGAAGGCTCGTTGGGGCCGCCTCGCGATCGTCCTGCACCGCTGCGCCGTGTTGGCGGCCATCGTCGCGCCGGTTGGCCTCTTGTTGTGGTGCGTCGACTCGTGGATGGCGCGCGAGGACATGTGGCCCTGGCTCGCGCAACTGCTGAACCTGATAGGTACTGGCTGGGAGGTGGCGAAGACCGCTGCGTCTGCGCTGCTCCTCGTCGGTCCGGTTGTCTGGATCGTCGCGGCCGCTTGGGAGGGCCGCGATAAGGAGCCTGGCGCGAGCTGGCTCAGCAGGCCCGACCGCGACGACGCGGATTCGTGGATCGACGAACGCATGGTGTCGAAGGCACTCGGGCATCTGGGCATCGCACCGCTGAACTCCTTCTTCAAGAACGGAGGTGAGCTGCTCTACAGCATCCCTGCCCGGCGGGACGGCAACGGCACGTTCGTGCAGGTGCGGCTTCCGCTGGGGACGACGGCTGACATGGTGGCCGACCGGCGCGACAAGCTCGCCGCGAACCTCGGACGGGCGAAGCTGGAGACCTGGCCGACCGAAGGCGACGAGGCCGGCGTGCTTGACCTGTGGGTGGCCGACAAGGGTGCACTCGCTGGCGGAGCCGGGGAATGGCCGCTCCAACATGGCGGGCAGCTCGACGTGTTCGACGGCGTCCCGTTCGGCCTCACCCAGCGCGGCGTGGTCGTCAACGCACCGCTGATCGAGGCGAACTGGCTGATCGGCGGACGGCCGGGACAGGGCAAGTCCGCGGCGCTCCGGACGCTGCTGCTGGGTGCGGCGCTCGATCCGACAGCCGAGCTGTGGATCTTCGTCATGGGCGAGTCGCCGGACTTCGACCCGTTCGACCCGCGCGCGACCCGCTATCGGATGGGCATGGACGACGCAGTGGCCGAAGCCGCTGTGGCCGCGCTCGAAGATCTGTCGACGGAGATGGAGCGGCGCGGCAAGGTGCTCGGCGAGCAACCCGGCCGACCACCCAAGGTGTCACGGAAGCTTGCGGACAAGGCTGGCTTGGGCTTGCACCCGCTGGTGTGCGCGATCGACGAGTGCCACGAACTGTTCCAGCACCCCAAGTTCGGCAAGCGCGCGGCCGAGCTGGCGGTCAGGGTGATCAAGCGAGGCCGGAAGTACGGGATCGTGCTCCTGTTGGCGACGCAATCGCCTACCAAGGACTCGATTCCTAGAGAAGTCACCCGGAACGTCTCGTGCGGCGTGGCGTTCTCAGTAGCCGACCAGATCGCCAATGACGGTCTGCTCGGTGCGGGCAAGTACCGGGCAGGCATCCGCGCGACCGACCTCCGCATGAAGACCGACCGCGGAACCTGCGTCGCGGTTGGCGTGACCGATGCAGCCTTCGAGCTGATCCGCACGTTCTACGTGCCCTTTGAGGACGAGGTCGACATGGTGACACCGGTGATTCACCGTGCCTTGGCGATCGTGCGCGAGCACGGCCGCGAGATCACAGCTCGCCCAGCGATCGAGGCCGTGCCAGTCGATCACCTGGCGGATGTGGCGACGGTGATGCGCAGCGAGCGACGAGTGCCGACCAGGGTTGTGCTCGCCCGCCTCGCCGAGCACAACCCGGCCGAGTACGAAGGCTGGACCTTCTCGGACCTCAAGGCGACGCTCGCCCAACACGGCTTCGGGCCGCGCAAGTCAGGCGGCGTGCAGGTGATTCGTGCGGAAGACGTTGGGGAGGCGCTAAGCCGCCGGGGCGGTTCCGAGTAG
- a CDS encoding transcriptional regulator: MRTDPWTGRTACALQKALRLSNELFAEHLGIGVRTVASWHQKPDLKPKSEMQQLLDTAYERASATVRARFAELLGQGLAVPAADAVADDDAREAAELRLTGDPHIAVALEWLDGHAGWEAGTSRRKVAAALANVDVRGLRDRGARRGGISQTDVTRALHDYYGTAENGYGRYSAKFGNEQTAATTILTREDWLDLGAPLLTRADGLKLDQAPSEAAASLNEQALNAAIQRLAETLELGTKLVNMPLYRLRTASAGEDGIAGTVGIAPFVHYALTMDLLEGELLDALATGAGPGRLPLREHYLPDLDAVTRLENRLCAGGVLALCAIARPASLHGDADYLILIQQRSGNVVNANRQLAVIPKGFHQPAADLRADTRLGGTLLREMEEELFGRDDVDNTLGDQRAADPMHPSRQSEPMRWLLERPLGERLRMECTGFGLNLVSGNYEFPSLIVIEDEDFWLRFGGQIEANWETSNLRRYSTLDTDLLAELLADVAWSNEGLFAVLQGFRRLAELGGHRVKLPPVEWELT; this comes from the coding sequence ATGCGGACGGACCCGTGGACCGGCCGGACGGCGTGCGCGCTCCAGAAGGCGTTGCGGCTCAGCAACGAGCTGTTCGCCGAACACCTCGGGATCGGGGTCCGCACTGTCGCGTCATGGCACCAAAAGCCCGACCTGAAGCCAAAGTCGGAGATGCAACAGCTCCTCGACACGGCTTACGAACGAGCATCGGCAACCGTCCGCGCGCGCTTCGCTGAACTTCTCGGTCAGGGCCTGGCCGTGCCGGCGGCAGATGCGGTGGCGGATGACGACGCCAGGGAGGCCGCCGAGCTGCGGCTTACTGGTGATCCACACATTGCAGTGGCGCTGGAGTGGCTGGACGGTCACGCAGGCTGGGAGGCGGGCACCAGTCGGCGCAAGGTGGCTGCCGCGCTTGCCAACGTCGACGTGCGAGGTCTGCGCGATCGGGGAGCGCGCCGCGGAGGTATAAGCCAGACGGATGTCACGCGCGCGCTGCACGACTACTACGGGACCGCCGAGAACGGGTACGGCAGGTACAGCGCGAAGTTCGGGAACGAACAGACCGCCGCGACAACGATCCTGACCCGCGAAGATTGGCTTGACCTCGGCGCTCCTCTGCTGACCCGTGCCGATGGCCTAAAGCTCGATCAAGCGCCGTCCGAAGCAGCCGCGAGCCTGAACGAACAGGCACTCAACGCCGCCATCCAGAGGCTTGCCGAGACCCTGGAACTCGGGACCAAGCTTGTGAACATGCCGCTCTACCGACTGAGGACTGCGAGTGCCGGGGAGGACGGTATCGCCGGGACAGTCGGGATCGCGCCGTTCGTGCACTACGCGCTGACGATGGACCTACTCGAAGGCGAGCTACTGGACGCGCTCGCGACCGGTGCTGGTCCTGGCCGTCTCCCACTGCGGGAGCACTACCTACCCGACCTGGACGCGGTAACCCGGCTTGAGAACCGGCTATGCGCGGGCGGAGTGCTAGCCCTGTGCGCCATCGCCCGCCCGGCCAGCCTGCACGGTGACGCGGACTACCTGATCCTGATCCAGCAGCGATCCGGCAACGTGGTCAACGCCAACCGCCAGCTCGCCGTGATCCCCAAGGGCTTCCATCAGCCGGCCGCCGACCTCCGCGCAGACACGCGCCTTGGTGGAACTCTGCTGCGCGAGATGGAAGAGGAACTGTTCGGCCGCGATGACGTCGACAACACCCTCGGCGACCAGCGGGCGGCCGATCCCATGCACCCTAGCCGCCAGTCCGAGCCAATGCGGTGGCTACTGGAACGCCCGCTCGGCGAGCGCCTGCGCATGGAGTGCACCGGCTTCGGCCTGAACCTGGTGAGCGGGAACTACGAGTTCCCCAGCCTGATCGTCATCGAAGACGAGGACTTCTGGCTCCGCTTCGGCGGCCAGATCGAGGCCAACTGGGAAACGTCCAACCTGCGTCGCTACTCGACGCTCGATACCGATCTCTTGGCCGAGTTGCTGGCCGATGTAGCTTGGAGCAACGAAGGGCTGTTCGCCGTGCTGCAGGGGTTCCGACGCCTCGCCGAGCTCGGTGGACACCGCGTGAAGCTACCGCCCGTGGAATGGGAGTTGACGTGA
- a CDS encoding Swt1 family HEPN domain-containing protein encodes MSAHERLQLMHISRQIFQVELEDIATRYGLDPISSPESKSAEEEEESYYLQYPAELRRQAVVMSQYYRIFYCLENSIRDLVESQLEEAYGENWWEDHVPNNIKSSVEGNKNREQDNGVTLRSSHPIDYTTFGELGEIIKSNFDIFGATFNSKRGLEKVMASLNLLRGPIAHCTQLAEDEVLRLHLTVRSFNRLME; translated from the coding sequence GTGAGTGCTCACGAGAGACTTCAGTTGATGCACATTAGTCGGCAGATATTCCAGGTGGAGCTGGAAGATATTGCCACAAGGTATGGTCTCGACCCGATTTCTTCGCCCGAATCAAAATCTGCCGAGGAAGAGGAGGAAAGTTACTATCTTCAGTATCCGGCTGAGTTGCGTCGTCAAGCCGTGGTGATGTCGCAATACTACCGGATCTTTTACTGTCTTGAGAATTCCATCCGTGATCTTGTCGAGTCGCAACTGGAGGAAGCATACGGCGAGAACTGGTGGGAGGATCATGTGCCGAATAATATCAAGTCATCAGTTGAGGGGAACAAGAACCGCGAGCAGGACAACGGTGTGACCCTGCGCTCTTCACATCCCATTGACTATACGACTTTCGGCGAGCTGGGCGAGATCATAAAAAGCAATTTTGACATCTTTGGTGCAACGTTTAATAGCAAGAGAGGACTAGAGAAAGTGATGGCAAGCTTGAATCTGCTGCGAGGTCCAATCGCGCATTGCACTCAACTGGCCGAAGATGAGGTATTGCGTCTTCATTTGACTGTTAGGAGCTTCAATCGTCTGATGGAATAG
- a CDS encoding helix-turn-helix domain-containing protein has translation MAGLAWGGVVMRRAELATARKAAGYTQESLAAALNVDRSTVIRWEAGDYAPLPYLRPKLARLLRHTPEQLRALIDGDPVSDRDTLSPDVEAACTWLDERLNWKPGTSARRVTARLPKTRRELPTRQARRDRVSRTDVVAALRAYYGSDPDYSLYTARFGGQALETSILTRPDWLDLHIPLNETTDALALAPTTSEPTADPVPAAALERLAEVEAAGVRLTNEQTYRLLDVDIRASAIRGTVGVAPFLEYALTLDLLENELLDALADGQPVKTGSLPLRDKYLPSLASAVDLSSRLCAGGVLALSAIARSADTYGTADFALLVQERSHLVVNAARQLTVIPKGFHQPMTDVHADTSLRNSLLRELEEELFGRTELDNTVSAPRAALPMHLARLSKPMRSLLTTDGLRVECTGFGINLVSGNYEFGFLLTISNMDFWSQFGGHIEANWEARRLKIYTSSNTDFMTCPESMQSWNNEGFFAFTSGLDRLRSSKSIPSDD, from the coding sequence GTGGCCGGACTGGCATGGGGAGGGGTCGTGATGAGACGGGCGGAGCTGGCAACGGCGCGCAAGGCAGCCGGGTACACGCAGGAAAGCCTGGCTGCCGCTCTCAACGTCGACCGCTCGACGGTCATCCGCTGGGAGGCCGGCGACTACGCCCCACTCCCGTACCTGCGACCGAAGCTAGCGCGACTCCTCCGGCATACACCAGAGCAACTGCGCGCACTGATCGACGGTGACCCCGTGTCGGACCGTGACACCCTCAGCCCAGACGTCGAGGCAGCCTGCACCTGGCTCGACGAACGACTCAACTGGAAGCCCGGAACGAGCGCCCGGCGCGTGACGGCACGCCTGCCCAAGACGCGTCGCGAGCTACCCACCCGCCAGGCCCGACGCGACCGCGTGAGCCGGACCGACGTGGTCGCCGCGCTCCGCGCCTACTACGGCAGCGATCCGGACTACAGCCTCTACACAGCCCGCTTCGGCGGTCAGGCTCTCGAAACCAGCATCCTCACGCGACCGGACTGGCTCGACCTCCACATCCCACTCAACGAGACCACCGACGCGCTAGCCCTCGCTCCGACCACCTCTGAACCGACCGCTGATCCTGTGCCCGCAGCTGCCCTGGAACGACTCGCGGAGGTAGAAGCCGCTGGTGTCCGCCTCACCAATGAGCAGACCTATCGCCTGCTCGACGTGGACATCCGCGCCAGCGCAATACGTGGCACCGTTGGAGTTGCACCCTTCCTCGAATACGCGCTGACACTGGATCTCCTTGAAAATGAACTACTCGACGCCCTGGCGGACGGTCAGCCCGTCAAGACGGGTTCACTTCCATTACGAGACAAATACCTACCGTCACTCGCGTCAGCGGTGGACCTATCGTCCAGACTTTGCGCCGGAGGCGTCCTAGCGCTGTCTGCCATTGCCCGATCAGCCGATACGTACGGTACAGCCGATTTCGCTCTGCTCGTTCAGGAGCGTTCACATCTCGTCGTAAATGCTGCGAGACAGTTGACGGTGATTCCCAAAGGCTTTCATCAGCCCATGACTGACGTGCACGCCGACACGTCACTTCGCAACTCACTGCTGCGCGAACTTGAAGAGGAACTGTTCGGCCGCACAGAACTCGACAACACCGTCAGCGCACCGCGGGCTGCTCTCCCTATGCATCTAGCTCGCCTGTCAAAACCCATGCGGTCACTCTTAACGACCGATGGATTGCGGGTCGAGTGCACCGGCTTCGGAATTAACCTGGTAAGCGGAAACTACGAGTTTGGATTTCTGCTCACGATCAGCAACATGGACTTCTGGTCGCAGTTTGGTGGACACATTGAGGCGAACTGGGAAGCCAGACGACTAAAAATCTACACAAGTAGCAACACCGACTTTATGACATGCCCAGAAAGCATGCAGTCCTGGAACAACGAAGGTTTCTTCGCATTCACTTCTGGCCTAGATCGCCTACGCAGCAGCAAATCTATTCCATCAGACGATTGA
- a CDS encoding winged helix-turn-helix domain-containing protein, which produces MADPILLVRPVAGSVGERERLVHVVGRSGKSDRPGVLRALCGAEFHADELDLLDRVTGMPCEDCLRLVPLPQPVERNEVAGEPAFRPEPTGYVYEQLADHLAQLIETGRLRPGTPLPAERRLAQQYDVSLGTARHATQLLRARGLVVTVPAKGTFVADAVPEGGNRRDLGDQSETP; this is translated from the coding sequence GTGGCAGATCCGATTCTGCTCGTGCGGCCGGTCGCGGGTTCGGTTGGTGAGCGCGAGCGCCTGGTGCACGTGGTGGGGCGCTCCGGGAAAAGCGACCGGCCGGGGGTGCTGAGAGCTTTGTGCGGCGCAGAGTTCCACGCGGATGAGCTGGACTTGCTTGACCGCGTGACCGGGATGCCCTGCGAGGACTGCTTGCGACTCGTCCCGTTGCCCCAGCCTGTTGAGCGCAACGAGGTCGCCGGTGAGCCGGCCTTTCGGCCCGAGCCAACGGGCTACGTCTACGAGCAGTTGGCCGACCACCTCGCTCAGCTCATCGAGACAGGCAGGCTCAGGCCGGGTACGCCACTACCCGCAGAACGCAGGCTTGCACAGCAGTACGACGTGTCGCTCGGCACTGCCCGGCACGCTACCCAGCTTCTCCGGGCCAGGGGACTCGTCGTGACGGTGCCCGCGAAGGGCACGTTCGTCGCCGACGCCGTGCCTGAGGGAGGGAATCGGCGAGACCTCGGCGATCAGTCCGAAACGCCGTGA
- a CDS encoding helix-turn-helix domain-containing protein, with product MSEDWAAVAKAINERMKELGWQQQELAARSHVSSAIVREIQRNTVNRKRSPRTLESLSVALGWHPRHLEAVLRGERPPARKELTEQDLSGRLDALEHRLDGITEQLATVIRLLKASRPSEDR from the coding sequence GTGTCGGAGGATTGGGCCGCAGTAGCGAAGGCCATCAACGAGCGAATGAAAGAACTCGGGTGGCAACAGCAGGAATTGGCGGCTCGGTCACACGTATCTTCGGCCATCGTCCGCGAGATCCAGCGGAACACCGTGAACCGGAAGCGGAGTCCGCGCACACTGGAATCTCTTTCGGTGGCCCTCGGCTGGCATCCGCGGCATTTGGAAGCTGTATTGCGTGGCGAGCGTCCACCGGCGCGAAAAGAATTGACGGAGCAAGATCTCTCCGGCCGGCTCGATGCCTTGGAACACCGACTGGACGGCATCACCGAGCAGCTAGCCACGGTCATCCGGCTGCTGAAGGCATCGCGACCGTCGGAGGACCGGTAA
- a CDS encoding tyrosine-type recombinase/integrase, which produces MTTAGGRAQKRSRGQVEKLPSGALRVKVYAGVDPLSGKRHYLRETVPAGPQAEKEAEKVRIRLVNEVNERRNPRTSATVNQLMDRYLELLHVDTTTRQRYESVIRTHIRPLLGKQPLSRLDGETFDSFYKILRTCRTHCGGRRFIEHGVAGEHECTDKCRVHKCKPLSDGTIRKIHWCLSGALKDAMRWKWITVNPLDQADAPSNATPDPQPPTPDEAAAIVNEAFKDLRWGMFVWLAMTTGARRGELCALRWDRLDLDNAVIWIRSSIAQDGAKTWEKDTKTHQQRRIALNAETVGLLRAYRQHCEAEAQIVGTTIEKTGRVFSPSVDHSTWLKPSSVSQRYRRMCEKLGWDMHLHQLRHYSATELIASGVDVRTVAGRLGHGGGGATTLRVYSAWVAEADQKAAGNFTARMPQAPIVLDIEGNPRSTLEPETANPYQKIATDLRGAITAGVLRTGDRLPPVTEIAGRYHVSVGTAHRAIAALKDAGLVIASRGRPAVVANANSANGFATVTEIESRKTH; this is translated from the coding sequence ATGACCACTGCTGGGGGCCGTGCTCAGAAGCGCTCGCGAGGCCAGGTGGAGAAGCTGCCGAGCGGCGCGTTGCGCGTGAAGGTCTACGCCGGTGTCGACCCGCTGAGCGGTAAGCGCCACTACCTCCGCGAGACCGTGCCGGCCGGACCGCAGGCTGAGAAGGAAGCCGAGAAGGTCCGCATCCGGCTGGTCAACGAGGTCAACGAGCGCCGTAACCCGCGCACGAGCGCGACGGTGAACCAGCTCATGGACCGGTACCTGGAGCTGCTGCACGTCGACACCACGACGAGGCAGCGGTACGAGAGCGTCATCCGGACGCACATCCGGCCGCTGCTGGGCAAGCAGCCCCTATCGCGCCTCGACGGCGAGACCTTCGATTCCTTCTACAAGATCCTCCGAACGTGCCGAACCCACTGCGGCGGCCGGAGGTTCATCGAGCACGGGGTAGCAGGTGAGCACGAGTGCACGGACAAGTGCCGAGTGCACAAGTGCAAGCCGCTCTCCGATGGCACGATCCGGAAGATCCACTGGTGCCTGAGCGGCGCGCTCAAGGACGCGATGCGCTGGAAGTGGATCACCGTCAACCCGCTCGACCAGGCCGACGCACCATCGAACGCCACCCCGGACCCGCAGCCACCGACGCCAGACGAGGCAGCCGCGATCGTCAACGAGGCGTTCAAGGACCTCCGATGGGGCATGTTCGTCTGGCTCGCGATGACCACCGGCGCACGCCGCGGTGAGCTGTGCGCACTACGCTGGGACCGCCTCGACCTCGACAACGCAGTGATCTGGATCCGCAGCAGCATCGCCCAGGACGGCGCGAAGACGTGGGAGAAGGACACCAAGACCCACCAGCAACGCCGTATCGCCCTGAACGCGGAGACAGTCGGCCTGCTCCGCGCCTATCGTCAGCATTGCGAGGCAGAAGCCCAGATCGTCGGTACAACCATCGAGAAGACCGGCCGGGTCTTCTCCCCTTCGGTCGATCATTCGACCTGGTTGAAGCCGTCGTCTGTCTCCCAGCGTTACCGGCGCATGTGCGAAAAGCTCGGCTGGGACATGCACCTGCACCAGCTCCGCCACTACTCGGCTACCGAGCTGATCGCATCCGGTGTCGACGTCCGCACGGTCGCCGGCCGACTTGGCCACGGCGGCGGGGGCGCTACCACGCTCCGCGTGTACTCGGCCTGGGTGGCCGAGGCAGACCAGAAGGCGGCGGGCAACTTCACCGCTCGGATGCCCCAAGCGCCAATCGTGCTCGACATCGAGGGCAACCCCCGATCGACGCTTGAGCCCGAGACTGCGAACCCCTACCAGAAAATCGCGACTGACCTCCGCGGAGCGATTACAGCCGGGGTACTCCGGACCGGTGACCGATTGCCACCCGTGACCGAAATCGCCGGCCGCTACCACGTCAGCGTAGGCACAGCGCACAGAGCGATCGCGGCGCTGAAGGATGCAGGCTTGGTCATAGCCAGCCGCGGTCGACCTGCCGTTGTAGCAAACGCGAACAGCGCAAACGGTTTTGCGACCGTCACCGAAATAGAATCAAGGAAGACGCATTGA
- a CDS encoding response regulator, with the protein MIKLMFADDEDLVRASLRGMMAGAPDIEVVGEANDGRSAVETARRLHPDVVLLDIKMRAPDDGIRALRAILELPSPPAAAMLTTFDVDEYVSLALRLGANGFLLKDIEPAALLRAIRDLARGGAVLDPGVAARMVRAHREGQRAAQPARKLLASLSEREREVVGLIGQGLSNAEIGGRLHLSEATVKGYVSAVLSKIGAANRVQAALLAYRGGLLDQ; encoded by the coding sequence TTGATCAAGCTCATGTTCGCCGACGACGAGGATCTCGTGCGCGCCAGCCTCAGGGGCATGATGGCCGGCGCACCCGACATCGAGGTGGTCGGTGAGGCGAACGACGGCCGCTCGGCGGTGGAGACCGCGCGGCGGCTGCACCCGGACGTCGTCCTGCTCGACATCAAGATGCGCGCCCCCGACGACGGCATCCGCGCCCTCCGCGCGATCCTCGAACTCCCCAGCCCGCCGGCCGCCGCGATGCTGACCACCTTCGACGTGGACGAGTACGTCAGCCTGGCCCTGCGCCTCGGCGCGAACGGCTTCCTCCTCAAGGACATCGAGCCCGCCGCGCTGCTCCGGGCCATCCGCGACCTCGCCCGGGGCGGCGCCGTCCTCGATCCGGGCGTCGCGGCGCGCATGGTGCGCGCCCACCGCGAGGGACAGCGGGCCGCGCAGCCCGCGCGCAAGTTGCTCGCCTCACTGTCCGAGCGGGAGCGCGAGGTCGTGGGCCTGATCGGGCAGGGCCTGTCCAACGCCGAGATCGGCGGCAGACTCCACCTGTCCGAGGCGACCGTCAAGGGCTACGTCTCCGCGGTCCTGTCCAAGATCGGCGCCGCCAACCGGGTCCAGGCCGCCCTGCTCGCCTACCGCGGCGGGCTCCTCGACCAATGA
- a CDS encoding WhiB family transcriptional regulator, whose product MNPDAFEDFADYLTALAVELDRYADVPDDVLEDIVRRDGSCMWLYSSGSAPEWTGDDLSDRELAAVICAGCAAKLACLELELRTAGPFTLGVWGALSEDDRRALYAIWSARRTARNGGEQR is encoded by the coding sequence GTGAACCCGGACGCCTTCGAGGATTTCGCGGACTACCTCACGGCACTCGCAGTCGAGCTTGACCGCTACGCCGACGTCCCGGACGACGTGCTCGAGGACATCGTGCGCCGCGACGGCTCGTGCATGTGGCTCTACTCGTCCGGCAGCGCCCCGGAGTGGACCGGCGATGACCTGTCCGACCGCGAGCTGGCCGCGGTGATCTGCGCGGGCTGTGCAGCCAAGCTGGCCTGTCTGGAGTTGGAGTTGCGCACCGCCGGCCCGTTCACGCTCGGAGTCTGGGGAGCGTTGTCGGAAGACGACCGCCGGGCTCTGTATGCGATCTGGAGCGCACGTCGCACTGCCCGGAACGGAGGTGAGCAGCGATGA
- a CDS encoding signal peptidase I, whose translation MTEGWHTGNAVEDGADTRGWIVGHFIDPSKGVRSTKDVEVKWATHPKGDKRPEWTSDDQRTTLVILVSGHFRVQSSEGSAVFSRQGDYAMWGPGVDHTWEALDNSVVLTVRWPSS comes from the coding sequence GTGACCGAAGGCTGGCACACCGGCAACGCCGTCGAAGACGGCGCGGACACGCGGGGCTGGATCGTCGGTCACTTCATCGACCCGTCGAAGGGCGTGCGATCGACCAAGGATGTCGAGGTCAAGTGGGCGACACACCCCAAGGGTGACAAGCGGCCGGAGTGGACTTCTGATGACCAGCGAACGACGCTCGTCATACTTGTCAGCGGGCATTTCCGGGTACAATCTAGCGAAGGTTCAGCTGTTTTCTCGAGGCAGGGTGACTATGCGATGTGGGGGCCGGGGGTCGACCACACTTGGGAAGCGTTGGATAACTCTGTCGTTCTGACTGTACGCTGGCCTTCTTCTTAA
- a CDS encoding helix-turn-helix domain-containing protein codes for MENTNTERSQNAVPETTHNRDSRPAFYTVREAARLLRVGPSTLYRIIRDGDFPAVRLRSRYIIPAVALDRLIAEVDATGGVVDPSRIAAERRTAREVARLTGGESW; via the coding sequence ATGGAAAACACCAACACGGAACGCTCTCAGAATGCAGTTCCAGAAACCACTCATAACCGCGATTCGCGACCGGCCTTCTACACGGTCCGGGAGGCAGCCAGGCTCCTCCGCGTCGGGCCGTCGACGCTCTACCGGATCATCCGGGACGGCGATTTCCCCGCGGTCCGGCTTCGCTCTCGGTACATCATCCCGGCAGTCGCGCTTGATCGACTGATCGCGGAGGTGGACGCGACGGGTGGCGTCGTCGATCCCAGCCGCATCGCCGCTGAACGCCGCACGGCCCGCGAGGTTGCCCGGCTCACCGGAGGTGAGTCGTGGTGA
- a CDS encoding DUF5343 domain-containing protein, whose translation MITDHSLATCDLGEETVAETLPYMNSTGLVSKILDKIKEAKTPDRFSQDFLGTVLGFSSGSAKPFIPLAKRLTLIRSDGTPSELYRKFRGSEDESKAAIAQAIRIGYAPLYKRNEFAHELDKKKLDGLIREITGIEDGNSVLRAITGTFEALKQYADFDAVTADKVSTHSVEDAEDSSRVSENLGKSESTPTPLRFGYTININLPDTNDIAVFNAIFKSMKEHLL comes from the coding sequence GTGATCACCGACCACTCGTTAGCAACTTGTGATCTTGGGGAGGAAACTGTGGCAGAAACGTTGCCTTATATGAACTCAACTGGACTAGTATCCAAGATCCTGGACAAGATCAAGGAGGCGAAGACTCCTGATCGGTTCTCGCAAGATTTCCTTGGAACGGTTCTCGGCTTCTCTAGTGGAAGTGCGAAGCCGTTCATTCCGCTCGCAAAACGATTGACGCTTATCAGGTCGGACGGAACGCCGAGTGAGCTCTATCGCAAGTTTCGTGGGAGCGAAGACGAGTCCAAGGCGGCAATTGCGCAGGCTATTCGCATCGGCTACGCCCCCTTGTATAAGCGTAATGAATTTGCCCATGAGCTGGACAAGAAGAAGCTGGACGGGCTCATTCGCGAGATCACTGGCATAGAAGATGGAAACAGCGTCCTGCGTGCTATCACTGGAACTTTTGAAGCCCTTAAGCAGTATGCCGACTTTGATGCGGTGACGGCCGATAAGGTGTCGACCCATTCAGTGGAGGACGCGGAGGATTCAAGCCGGGTGTCGGAGAATTTAGGAAAGAGCGAAAGTACCCCTACGCCGCTCCGCTTCGGATACACGATAAATATTAATCTTCCCGACACCAATGATATCGCGGTCTTCAACGCCATCTTTAAGAGCATGAAGGAGCATCTGCTGTGA